The window ACCAGTCGCGCTCAAGCGCACCCGCGGCAGCCATCAGCGCGTCGCGCAAGGCGTCGTCGCTGTAGTGCATATAGGGATTCGAGCGTGGACGGTCGCGGGTCATGGCAGCCGGAATGTACACCGGTGGGCGCCGCGTTTCGCGCGCGGCATACTGCCGTTCATGTGTGGCCGATACGTCACCCCGGCAGAGCGCGAGATGGAGGCCGCGATCGCGGCGCGCAACCGCGCACCCTATCCGGCCTGGGCGCGCGCCTGGAACGTCGCGCCAGCCATGCGGATCCCGATGGCGCGCCTGGACGGCGAGCGCGTCATCGATGCCGCCAAGTGGGGTTTCATTCCGCACTGGTGGCGCGACGCCAAGCCCCCGCGGTTCAACACCAACGCCACACTCGAGAAAGCGCCGACCAGCGGCATGTGGCGCCACGCCTACCGCCACCAGCGCTGCCTGGTGCCGACGCTAGGCTGGTACGAATGGTGCCGGGAGGAGCTGGTCGACGAAGAAACCGGCGAGATCCAGACCGTCAAGCAGCCGTACTGGCACCACCGCGGCGGCGCGGTCTTCTGCCTGGGCGGCATCTACTCCGCGATCGAGATCGACGGCGAGCCCCGCCTGACGGTCGCAATCGTCACCCGCCCGGCGGAGGGCCCGGCCGCCGACATCCACAGCAGAATGCCCTGGGTGATCCCGGCAGGCGCGAACGACGCCTGGCTGAACCCCGAGGTCTCCGACCCGGATCAGGACAGCTACGAATTCGAGGTCGAGATCAGGCGCGTCAGCCGCTACGTCAACAGCTCACGCCACCAAGGCGAGCAGTGCGTTCAGGCGGCCTAAAAATCGCCCTAAAATGCCTGTCGCAACTCAAGTGTCGGAGCGTTGCAAGTTAAGTGTCGCGTTACATACTGCACAGCTGGATGGTTGCTGGAAGCGGGTTTGGTGGGCCCACCAGGATTCGAACCTGGAACCAAAGGATTATGAGTCCTCTGCTCTAACCGTTGAGCTATAGGCCCGTGCAATCGCCGGACGCGATGCCATTCGCCGTTGCGCGGGCACAACGACGCTGCCCGACCCGACCGCCGGGGAAGGTTAGCCGATTCACCGCTTTTGTCGCTGCCACCCCGGCATCCATTACAATCCCGCGCCCCCCAGCCGTGCACCTTTACGCCGATGGCCTCCGTAGCCCAAGAGGTCGCCCGCCGCCGGACCTTCGCGATCATCTCGCACCCCGACGCCGGCAAGACCACCCTCACCGAGAAGCTGCTGCTGTTCGGCGGCGCCATCCAGATGGCGGGCACCGTCAAGGGCCGCAAGTCCGCGCGTCATGCGACCTCGGACTGGATGCAGCTGGAGCAGCAGCGCGGCATCTCCGTGACGACCTCGGTGATGCAGTTCCCGTATGCCGGCAAGGTCATGAACCTGCTGGACACGCCGGGGCACGAGGACTTCTCGGAGGACACCTACCGCACGCTGACGGCGGTGGACTCGGCGCTGATGGTCATCGACGCGGCCAAGGGCGTGGAGCCGCGCACCATCAAGCTGATGGAGGTCTGCCGGCTGCGCGACACGCCGATCATCACCTTCGTCAACAAGCTGGACCGCGAGGGCCGGCCGCCGCTGGAACTGCTCGACGAGATCGAGAAGGTGCTCGGGCTGTCGTGCGCGCCGATCACCTGGCCGGTGGGCATGGGGCACGAGTTCAAGGGCGTGTATCACCTGCTGGAGGACTGCTTCTATCTCTATACCGGCGCCAAGGACCGCATCTCGGACATCGAACGGATCGAGGGTCTGCACGCGCCCGGTATTGCCGAGCGGCTGGGGCGGCCGTATCAACAATTGCTGGAAGAGAT of the Algiphilus sp. genome contains:
- a CDS encoding SOS response-associated peptidase family protein — translated: MHSPNPIIPWIGGKRRLAPHILPLFPDHACYSERNHRRADSVCRSDAQQAQPRSDLHLLRRRPVALKRTRGSHQRVAQGVVAVVHIGIRAWTVAGHGSRNVHRWAPRFARGILPFMCGRYVTPAEREMEAAIAARNRAPYPAWARAWNVAPAMRIPMARLDGERVIDAAKWGFIPHWWRDAKPPRFNTNATLEKAPTSGMWRHAYRHQRCLVPTLGWYEWCREELVDEETGEIQTVKQPYWHHRGGAVFCLGGIYSAIEIDGEPRLTVAIVTRPAEGPAADIHSRMPWVIPAGANDAWLNPEVSDPDQDSYEFEVEIRRVSRYVNSSRHQGEQCVQAA